A portion of the Thunnus albacares chromosome 5, fThuAlb1.1, whole genome shotgun sequence genome contains these proteins:
- the zgc:101663 gene encoding alpha-1,3-mannosyl-glycoprotein 4-beta-N-acetylglucosaminyltransferase C, translating to MRRHARKKNVILAVLLIAGGLYFINHSNFLISGWTKSHQPTPNKLIWEAERLVSKESWVERGDYLPLNVSYELLAGAPSTQPRFLSVGLSSVKRKKGSYLIPTLQSLFSQSSPEERSSMVVVVLLADFDVSWRVTTVREIKTAFALELEQGHLVVLHVPEEWYPPLTGLKRNYNDAPDRVSFRSKQNLDYSFLIHYSTGLGQYYLQLEDDISSAKNFLSTIKRHVEEQEAKKTTWAMLEFSSLGFIGKLYRSAHLPLLARFLFLFYQEMPCDWLMSHFRELLTQSKPILLKPSLFQHMGTFSSFQGIYNKLKDKDFEEGLYSNPPAEVYSNMSTYQKHFPKLAWDAGEGFFWGRSPEKGNYLTVVFRDPTVVTEIFVETGSGGKDLLESASVEIGHNVVTIDKDKKSCKEFQSVGTMENGRFGMQEVDKKYGSESSCLRIQVTAGQRDWVIIRKIRIATKPRTPPHQAQV from the exons CATGCAAGAAAGAAGAATGTTATTTTGGCCGTGCTGCTTATTGCAGGGGGACTGTACTTCATTAACCATTCCAACTTCCTCATTTCT GGCTGGACAAAGTCACACCAACCAACTCCAAATAAGTTGATCTGGGAAGCGGAGAGGTTGGTTAGTAAGGAGTCCTGGGTGGAACGGGGAGATTACCTGCCTCTCAATGTGTCCTACGAGCTGCTTGCAGGAGCACCATCCACTCAACCGA GGTTTTTATCTGTTGGGTTATCATCGGTGAAAAGGAAGAAGGGCAGCTACCTGATCCCCACCTTGCAGTCCCTCTTCTCCCAGTCGTCTCCTGAAGAGCGCTCCTCCATGGTGGTGGTGGTACTGCTAGCAGATTTTGATGTCAGCTGGAGAGTCACTACGGTGAGGGAGATCAAAACTGCATTTGCCTTGGAGCTGGAGCAAGGCCACTTGGTGGTCCTGCATGTTCCTGAGGAGTGGTACCCCCCTCTTACAG GTCTAAAGAGGAACTACAATGATGCTCCTGATAGAGTGTCGTTCCGCTCCAAGCAGAACCTTGATTACTCCTTCCTGATCCACTACAGCACCGGCCTTGGTCAGTATTACCTCCAGCTGGAGGATGACATCTCCTCCGCAAAGAACTTCCTCTCCACCATCAAGAGGCATGTTGAGGAGCAAGAAGCAAAGAAAACCACCTGGGCAATGCTGGAATTCTCCAGCCTTGGCTTCATTGGGAAACTCTACAGATCAGCTCACCTTCCTCTCCTGGCccgcttcctcttcctcttctaccAGGAAATGCCCTGCGATTGGTTGATGTCACACTTCCGAGAGCTGCTGACACAGAGTAAGCCAATCCTCTTGAAACCCTCACTGTTCCAACACATGGGGACTTTCTCTTCGTTCCAAGGGATATATAACAAACTAAAGGACAAGGATTTTGAGGAGGGGTTGTACTCCAATCCTCCAGCAGAAGTTTACTCCAATATGTCCACTTACCAGAAACACTTCCCCAAACTGGCCTGGGACGCTGGGGAGGGATTCTTCTGGGGACGCTCCCCAGAGAAAGGAAATTACCTGACTGTGGTGTTCAGGGACCCTACAGTGGTGACAGAGATATTTGTAGAAACAGGCTCGGGGGGCAAAGACCTCCTTGAGTCAGCTTCGGTGGAAATAGGCCACAATGTGGTTACCATtgacaaagacaagaaaagtTGCAAAGAGTTCCAGTCAGTGGGGACAATGGAGAATGGGAGGTTTGGGATGCAGGAGGTAGACAAAAAATATGGCTCTGAATCTTCCTGTCTGAGGATACAAGTCACAGCTGGGCAGAGGGATTGGGTGATCATTAGGAAAATCAGGATCGCAACAAAGCCAAGAACACCTCCACACCAAGCACAGGTGtga
- the cfap126 gene encoding protein Flattop, with the protein MSSSYSANQYDTAFKPQRLQNWCKTKRFKERPTAQDGHTTFIADDRGHLLPGVVKRGSAWPEFKETGDLPACISAHRINPTGRSVEGLNRLKSWGFDVPHTGKSQPHRGSKNTDGLQDAGEQTNGGEQQDGAAPSSIHTSAAEARPASQTRPVTGGERTANQTDQDLQAVVFGSDAQPAKDKQAVQDTEENAALRPATAKGTGSRPDTGKGKPVCNVSVVSQGKPSSSKQRDRDAQQDQ; encoded by the exons ATGTCGTCAAGTTACTCTGCAAACCAG TATGACACCGCCTTCAAGCCGCAGCGGCTGCAGAACTGGTGTAAGACAAAGCGCTTCAAAGAG AGACCCACTGCACAGGACGGTCACACCACCTTCATTGCCGATGATAGAGGGCATCTTCTCCCAGGAGTGGTTAAG AGGGGCAGTGCATGGCCAGAATTTAAGGAGACGGGGGATCTACCTGCTTGTATCTCAGCTCATCGCATCAATCCTACAGGCCGCTCCGTGGAGGGTCTCAACAGACTGAAGTCCTGGGGCTTTGACGTACCGCACACTGGCAAGTCTCAGCCACACAGAGGCAGCAAAAACACAGATGGGTTGCAAGATGCTGGTGAGCAG ACCAATGGGGGTGAACAGCAGGATGGTGCTGCCCCGTCCTCCATTCACACATCTGCAGCTGAAGCCCGTCCAGCATCTCAGACCCGACCCGTCACTGGAGGCGAGAGAACTGCTAACCAGACAGACCAAGACTTGCAGGCAGTAGTGTTTGGATCTGATGCTCAGCCTGCCAAGGACAAACAAGCTGTACAGGATACTGAGGAGAATGCAGCGTTGAGGCCTGCTACTGCAAAGGGAACAGGTAGCAGGCCCGATACTGGCAAGGGGAAACCAGTATGCAACGTGTCAGTAGTGAGCCAGGGAAAACCATCATCCtccaaacagagagacagagatgcacaGCAAGACCAGTGA